In Porites lutea chromosome 1, jaPorLute2.1, whole genome shotgun sequence, a single genomic region encodes these proteins:
- the LOC140930243 gene encoding uncharacterized protein gives MSSLSFLGPSLLVFVIIFLWNSSGYALPHEGNFKVTGQEKQLDPVPDPAGEFCQRNKNPAGLGFIGVKYDLLRGNPEGNNALGGVDPGFDKTKKILKLTTEEGDAVPIQICYEERQSCATTKSSKIFGGTKRYQEKLSVDVSAEAGYSGLFDFSFSLSSKYEQMKKSTQSGETVYRDCTEICNKGEARYRLKLVENYQWTLTEEFAADVCGLTVKFRNRKDKKTYFYFLNYWGTHVVVKVVLGTKKITRFRSSLQEFISYASENATNSFSVSGGYAGFKASASVDVNKFEESEESKKDFGEEQVTYNIGGDSLPEPIQVTLMGIEETLTPTFWSNLEELKKKRSCKKMTLTKLGKFLRNMRQAIKQYPKEMHVKRAKDNPMELQLSWPSGYYSLFAATDHTSLTKVCPQGTGFQWRPGSITDQNHIIFTSLPTLMASFKINIKQIGKTGDWENFGGVKYEFCTKTQDPGSQYFSQDWPKGRYCILRKSRNTREPKCPRNFEAASVMWIDELDYGAFEDSLRPPLKKGTYPDGSFESKKHFKIEFCCRQDGFVDNGIHLPLDNPFILMKVQGFPCQKVCGARKGEWSIKTGALDDPFAKESVINGTIKPAGSTSRQAVQLRFCYYAKIESAKFLKFVFVETLVKASTAEKECQRKGGHLASIHSQEENQKIRQMVGSGSMAWIGLKRRTVQNRPWIWTDGTELDFGEWKPDVTDDENFVSISGDDGSWEAKTKDPKLPFVCKVINSCPDENE, from the exons ATGTCCTCTTTATCATTCCTGGGACCAAGTCTGTTGGTTTTTGTGATTATATTTCTATGGAACTCAAGCGGTTATGCACTTCCTCATgaaggaaattttaaagttaCAGGGCAAGAGAAACAGCTTGACCCAGTCCCAGATCCTGCTGGCGAATTTTGTCAAAGAAACAAGAACCCTGCGGGGCTGGGGTTTATTGGTGTGAAGTACGATCTACTGAGGGGGAACCCTGAGGGTAACAATGCTCTTGGGGGTGTTGATCCGGGATTTGATAAAACCAAGAAAATCTTAAAGCTGACCACAGAAGAGGGAGATGCAGTCCCAATCCAGATCTGCTACGAAGAAAGACAGTCTTGTGCAACGACCAAATCGTCAAAGATCTTTGGTGGAACCAAACGTTATCAGGAGAAACTAAGCGTTGATGTCAGCGCTGAAG ctgGATACTCCGGATTGTTTGACTTTTCCTTCAGCTTAAGTTCAA AGTATGAGCAGATGAAAAAAAGCACTCAAAGTGGAGAAACGGTCTATCGTGACTGCACAGAAATTTGCAATAAAGGTGAAGCAAGATACCGACTCAAATTAGTAGAAAACTACCAGTGGACACTGACCGAAGAGTTTGCTGCTGATGTTTGTGGATTAACAGTAAAATTCAGGAACCGTAAAGACAAAAAGACATACTTCTATTTCTTGAATTATTGGGGAACA CATGTTGTAGTTAAAGTCGTACTGGGGACGAAGAAAATCACGAGATTCAGAAGTTCACTTCAAGAGTTCATATCTTACGCTTCAGAAAAT GCTACCAACAGTTTTTCCGTGTCCGGAGGTTATGCAGGTTTTAAGGCATCGGCCAGCGTTGACGTCAATAAATTTGAGGAATCAGAGGAGAGTAAAAAAGATTTTGGAGAAGAACAAGTTACTTATAATATCGGTGGAGACAGTCTTCCTGAACCGATTCAGGTGACCTTAATGGGAATCGAAGAGACGCTGACGCCGACGTTTTGGAGCAATTTAGAAGAGCTGAAGAAAAAGAGATCATGCAAAAAGATGACGCTTACaaaacttggaaagtttttaaGGAACATGAGACAAGCGATCAAGCAATACCCGAAAGAAATGCACGTTAAGCGAGCTAAAG ATAATCCCATGGAACTTCAGCTTTCCTGGCCATCTGGATATTACTCGCTGTTTGCTGCTACCGATCACACCTCCTTAACAAAGGTGTGCCCTCAGGGAACTGGATTCCAGTGGCGGCCTGGTAGTATAACAGACCAAAATCATATTATATTTACATCATTACCAACCTTAATGGCGTCGTTTAAGATTAACATTAAACAGATTGGAAAGACTGGAGattgggaaaattttggcggtGTGAAGTACGAATTCTGCACAAAGACACAAGACCCTGGCAGCCAATACTTCAGTCAAGACTGGCCTAAAGGAAGATACTGTATCTTACGAAAGAGTAGGAACACTAGAGAACCAAAATGTCCAAGAA ATTTCGAAGCTGCTTCTGTGATGTGGATTGATGAATTGGATTACGGAGCATTTGAAGACTCTCTGAGACCTCCGCTGAAAAAAGGAACATACCCTGATGGCTCATTCGAAAGtaaaaaacactttaaaataGAATTCTGTTGCAGGCAGGATGGCTTTGTCGACAACGGAATCCATTTACCTCTCG ACAACCCGTTTATATTGATGAAAGTTCAAGGATTCCCATGCCAAAAGGTTTGTGGTGCACGTAAAGGAGAATGGTCGATCAAAACCGGAGCGTTAGATGACCCATTCGCTAAGGAATCAGTTATTAACGGCACCATCAAACCAGCTGGAAGTACTTCTCGGCAGGCAGTGCAGCTACGTTTCTGCTATTATGCGAAAATCGAAAGCG CTAAATTCTTGAAGTTTGTGTTTGTTGAGACTCTTGTGAAGGCGAGTACCGCTGAAAAAGAATGTCAACGTAAAGGAGGTCATCTAGCTAGCATTCACAGTCaggaagaaaatcaaaaaatcaGACAGATGGTGGGATCAGGATCAATGGCCTGGATTGGCTTGAAGAGGAGAACCGTGCAAAACAGACCGTGGATCTGGACTGATGGCACTGAGCTAGACTTCGGGGAGTGGAAGCCCGACGTTACTGACgatgaaaattttgtttccatTAGTGGAGACGATGGCTCATGGGAGGCAAAGACTAAAGATCCTAAGCTTCCTTTCGTATGCAAAGTGATTAACTCTTGTCCAGATGAGAATGAGTGA